CCAGGGTAATGCAGCGCCCGGCCAGCTCGCGGCTGAATTGTCTGACCTGCCGATCGAGACCAGGCGGCAGCTTGTCGTCCAGCAGCGCCTGGGCCTTTGCGTCCTCTCTCCCATCGCAGGCAGCATGCACACCAAGCCGTGCCTTCAGCTCCAGAATCCGCCGGACACTGGCCTTCAGCCGTTCCCGGCTGACGCGTCCGTCCTCCACCGCCTGCTCCATCACTGCGAAGTACCGTACTCCCGGCCAGAGCAGCACATCCGTACCGCAATTGAAGCAGTCTATGATGCGCTGTGTATAGTCTCCCCAGGATAAGAATCCGCCCATATCCAGCGCATCCGACAACACCACTCCGTCGAAGCCAAGCCGCTCCCGCAGCAGTCCTGTTGTAATCCGCTCCGAGACGGTTGCCGGGACCGGCCCCGATCCAGCACCGCCTGCCTCGTCTTCGATCCAGGGAAGGGCAATATGTCCGGTCATATAGGACATGACCCCCTGGCTGATCATCTCCCCGGCCACCTGCCCGTAGGTGGAGAACCATTCCTCTTCAGATAAGCTGTTCACCGTAGTAATGATATGCTGATCCCTGTAATCGACCCCGTCACCGGGAAAATGCTTGGCGCAGGCCGCAAGGCCATGCTCCTGCATGCCCCGCATAACAGCGGCAGCCAGACGCGCCGCCCGTCCCGCCTCATCGCCGAGACAACGGGTCGTAATAACGGGATTCATCCAGTTCAGCAGCAGATCGGTACCCGGGGCCAGCGCCCAGGTGAACCCCGCCGCCCGGCCTTCCAGCGCGGTATATTTGCCGTATTCATAAGCCAGGGCTTCATCATCGGCGGCAGCAAGCGCAAGGAGCGGCGGGAAGGCCGTGAGACTCCTCACGGCCGAGCCTGCCCCGAATTCCAGATCACCGGAGAACAGCAGCGGGAACCTGCTGATGCCCTGCAGCATTCCCGCCCAGTCCCGGTAATCCTCCGCTTTGCCCTCAGCCTTCTGAATAACCTCCCCGCCGATGAAGAAGCTGCCCACCGGATACTGCTCCAGATACTTGCGGAGACTTTCCTCATCATCTCCCTTGAACGGCAGTCTGCCCGCGTGGTCTTGCATCGTCTGCCCGACCAGCTCACGGAGGCTCATCGCTTCAAGCGTACCCTCTACCCATTCCTGCTCTTCCTTGCTTAACGGCTTCTGCATCATTTAAGGCTCCTCCCGGCAGGTTCTGTTCTAAATCCAGTGTACCGGATCACGAAGCTGCTCTACATACAGCCAGCTATAATTTAAGTTCAATATTCTACAAACTGCTTGCGCGGATATCCCCAGCGGCTGATTAGCCGGTCAGGGCAGGCTGATCTCCAGCGCCCGTGCCCGCTTGTTATTCTCCTTGTTCATCTCTGCATACCGCCAGATATCATTCACAAAAAAGCTGACCGTAAACTCGCCGATGGTCGGCACCGTCCACCGGGGGGTGCCCTGCGCACTGGCGTTAGCCGTCAATGTAATCTCTTCGCCCGGCTGAATCACACTGGTATTCGTGTCTGTCCACGAGACTACCCCGCCGTTGACTGAGAAGGCGCCGCCGGTAATCTGCCCGAGTCCGGTCGAAGCATTCAGCGGTGTGGGACGGACGCCGATGTTCTTCACTTTGGCCCAGAAGATCAGGGAGTCGCCCAACTGCGGTGTGCTGTGCGCGGATGGGCTTCCGTCACTGTTCACAATATGCCAGCCGATATCCGTCACTGTCAGATCCGGTCCCGGTGCGGGCAGTACAG
The sequence above is a segment of the Paenibacillus sp. FSL R7-0204 genome. Coding sequences within it:
- a CDS encoding glycoside hydrolase family 3 protein, producing MMQKPLSKEEQEWVEGTLEAMSLRELVGQTMQDHAGRLPFKGDDEESLRKYLEQYPVGSFFIGGEVIQKAEGKAEDYRDWAGMLQGISRFPLLFSGDLEFGAGSAVRSLTAFPPLLALAAADDEALAYEYGKYTALEGRAAGFTWALAPGTDLLLNWMNPVITTRCLGDEAGRAARLAAAVMRGMQEHGLAACAKHFPGDGVDYRDQHIITTVNSLSEEEWFSTYGQVAGEMISQGVMSYMTGHIALPWIEDEAGGAGSGPVPATVSERITTGLLRERLGFDGVVLSDALDMGGFLSWGDYTQRIIDCFNCGTDVLLWPGVRYFAVMEQAVEDGRVSRERLKASVRRILELKARLGVHAACDGREDAKAQALLDDKLPPGLDRQVRQFSRELAGRCITLVRNRTGQLPLNPQEVRRVLVIMMNKVTEGRRYERMNLFVEQLKARGLEVDILDEFEPLTTLRQWEQSGVRWDAAFAPYFLPLHGMMNTARPVGEAAKAIWAMQHAETVRPIGISFATPYLLQDIPFLDTLVNAYSLHEDTVELTVKALFGEIPFQGSSPVKAEI